In a single window of the Chaetodon trifascialis isolate fChaTrf1 chromosome 19, fChaTrf1.hap1, whole genome shotgun sequence genome:
- the id2b gene encoding LOW QUALITY PROTEIN: DNA-binding protein inhibitor ID-2b (The sequence of the model RefSeq protein was modified relative to this genomic sequence to represent the inferred CDS: deleted 1 base in 1 codon) → MSVQLSPQRLYKKLIRQSVCGCPLRSAPVVSPPTGAMRAGSPVLSAGSSALSPSRRSLRCPLRGFSQSFSRYKSPAAAAAAAEDAAQVPVLLLQDMSLCYRLLRQLVPGLPPGRAASRVEILQHVIDYILDLQTELDASCPAGERSESGRSSGTKTHTCQSIQFTETDREVKDGRTLQH, encoded by the exons ATGAGCGTCCAGCTGAGCCCACAGCGGCTCTATAAGAagctca TCCGTCAGTCCGTCTGCGGCTGTCCGCTCCGCTCCGCTCCGGTTGTCTCACCGCCT ACAGGAGCCATGAGAGCCGGCAGCCCGGTGCTGTCTGCGGGCAGCAGCGCGCTGAGCCCGAGCCGCCGGAGCCTCCGCTGCCCTCTGCGGGGCTTCTCCCAGAGCTTCTCCCGGTACAAGAGcccggcggcggcggcggcggcggcggaagaCGCCGCGCAGGTCCCGGTGCTCCTGCTGCAGGACATGAGCCTGTGCTACCGGCTGCTGCGGCAGCTGGTTCCGGGTCTGCCGCCCGGACGGGCCGCCAGCAGGGTGGAGATCCTGCAGCACGTCATCGACTACATCCTGGACCTGCAGACCGAGCTGGACGCGTCCTGCCCGGCCGGTGAGCGGTCAGAGAGCGGCCGGAGCTCCGGTACCAAGACCCACACCTGTCAG tccaTCCAGTTCACAGAGACGGACCGTGAGGTCAAGGACGGCCGGACGCTGCAGCACTGA